In one window of Carassius carassius chromosome 38, fCarCar2.1, whole genome shotgun sequence DNA:
- the LOC132119050 gene encoding src-like-adapter 2 codes for MGCLTSRLWHPSAVHRLEDPVLMSDEAPGNHMHMAVALCNFPLQRSDEHSILLGDRLNIISEDNDMLTVRSASTGTEFFIPHAYVCKVHNRWLFERITRKNAEQLLMLPPNYSGCFLIRESQSCPGSYSLSVRQNGGHVHNVKHYRIHQLHNGWFYIHHSNYFSTLTQLVDYYSRSSRGTYFHLTEPCLLHDSNTAVTHRPTPVTIQRSNLNWRDLSRSMVQRQLNGTNQESLVSEGLRETMKAYFYVTESSDCED; via the exons ATGGGCTGTCTAACAAGCAGACTCTGGCATCCATCTGCTGTTCACCGACTGGAGGACCCTGTCTTGATGTCTGATGAAG CACCAGGAAATCACATGCACATGGCAGTAGCCTTGTGTAACTTTCCACTTCAAAGGTCTGATGAACACTCAATATTGTTAGGAGACAGACTGAACATTATATCAGA AGATAATGACATGCTGACGGTTCGTTCTGCATCAACTGGCACAGAGTTTTTCATTCCCCACGCCTACGTTTGCAAAGTGCATAATCG GTGGCTTTTTGAAAGGATCACAAGGAAAAATGCAGAACAACTTCTTATGCTGCCTCCAAACTACTCTGGATGTTTTCTAATTCGGGAAAGCCAGTCATGCCCGG GTTCCTACTCACTTTCAGTGCGGCAAAATGGAGGCCATGTGCACAATGTAAAGCACTACAGAATCCATCAGCTCCACAATGGCTGGTTCTACATCCACCACAGCAACTACTTCTCCACTCTCACCCAGCTGGTGGACTATTACTCAC gGTCTTCTAGAGGTACGTACTTTCATCTGACTGAACCTTGCTTACTTCACGACTCCAACACAGCTGTAACACACAGACCCACACCTGTAACAATCCAGAGGTCCAACCTTAACTGGAGAGATTTGTCCAG GTCGATGGTTCAAAGGCAGCTAAATGGAACTAACCAGGAGAGTCTTGTCAGTGAAGGATTACGAGAGACTATGAAAGCATATTTTTATGTCACAGAGTCATCAGACTGTGAGGACTGA